The following proteins are co-located in the Vigna angularis cultivar LongXiaoDou No.4 chromosome 2, ASM1680809v1, whole genome shotgun sequence genome:
- the LOC108327431 gene encoding uncharacterized protein LOC108327431 has translation MPLTEALQQTPAYAKHMKQFLGKKKKYLDEEIIEVQGNCNAIMQKILPPKFIDPGSFTIPFKPTRMMLQLADRSVKYPHGVVENMVVKIDKLQFLVDFVVTEMEENAEVPLILGRPFMKTAKVVIHVDDGVVTLKDQEREVTFNVFEVGQPIQEKQTSLKIIDEVLSVTSLPDKAIKLVKKGLSCFYIKVEGEDEEKEGKFVH, from the exons atgcctttgaccgaagcactgcagCAAACTCCTGCTTATGCGaagcacatgaagcaattcctcggtaagaagaagaaatatctaGATGAAGAAATAATTGAAGTGCAGGGCAATTGCAATGCTATTATGCAGAAGATTCTCCCTCCAAAATTTATAGAtccggggagtttcaccattcctt tcaagccaacaagAATGATGCTTCAGTTGGCAGATAGGTCCGTCAAATACCCTCATGGTGTGGTAGAAAACATGGTGGTAAAGATTGATAAACTCCAATTCCTGGTGGACTTTGTAGTGACGGAGATGGAGGAAAATGCAGAGGTACCACTCATCCTTGGACGACCATTTATGAAGACagctaaggttgtcattcatgtagaTGATGGAGTTGTAACATTGAAGGACCAAGAGAGAGAGGTGactttcaatgtttttgaagttGGGCAGCCAATTCAAGAAAAGCAGACTAGTCTTAAAATAATAGATGAAGTTCTATCAGTGACTAGTCTACCTGATAAAGCTATCAAGTTGGTCAAAAAGGGCCTTAGTTGTTTCTATATAAAAGTGGAAGGAGAGGACGAAGAGAAGGAAGGAAAATTTGTTCACTAA